CTGCCACCGCCAGGGGGCGTTATCGGTGGTCAATTTCGAGCTGCTGCCCCAGCCTTCCGAAGACCGCCCCGAAGCCCAGCCCTGGCCCTATTGGCCAATGCGCCTGCGCACCAGCAGCAGCCACGAGGAGGGCGGCCGGCGCCACTGGAACATCCTCACCAGACAATTCATCGGCGACCAGGGCCGGGTGTCTGCCCTGGAAACAATTGAGGTGCGCTGGATCGAGGAAAACGGCCGGCCGGTGCGGTTCGAAGAGATTGACGGAACGCAGCGGCGCTGGCCGGCGGACCTGGTATTGCTGGCCCTGGGTTTCGCCGGTCCGGAAGCGGGCACCGTCGTGGCCCAGTTGGATCTGGCCCTGGACGACCGGGGCAATATCCAAACCGACGGCAAACACATGACCTCGCGCCCCGGCGTTTTTGCCGCCGGCGATGCCCGCCGGGGCCAGTCCCTGGTGGTATGGGCCATTTCCGAAGGCCGGGAGGCTGCCCGAAACGTGGACCAATTTCTCATGGGCCGCAGCGACCTGCCGGCCAAGGCCTGCTGCGATCTTCTCAGGGCCTGATCCAGACGGCCTCAATCCCCTCTGACGTGACCGATCACTGACTGCTTGACAACATTTGGCGATCAGCTTAGCGTGGATTATAGCCCTGCAAACGCCGTTTCTCCTTTAACCGGAACGAACCGAAGGGCAAACCGCCGGCGGCACCCACCATCGAAAGGCGATCGCCATGGATTATTTCAAATACCACGAAAACGAACTCTGGGCCGAAGAGGTCCGCGTGAGCGATCTGGTCGCACAATTCGGCACCCCGTTGTATGTTTATTCCGCCAGGACTTTGAGGCGCCATGTCAACGTCTTCGACGAGGCCCTGGCCGGACTGGAGCACCTGACCTGCTTTTCGGTCAAAGCCAACGGCAACATCCATATTTTAAAACTGCTGGGCGAGTTGGGCGCCGGCGTGGATATCGTGTCCGGCGGAGAACTCTTCCGGGCCCTGAAGGCCGGCATCGACCCGGCCAAAATCGTCTACTCCGGGGTGGGCAAGCAGGACCATGAAATCCGCGAAGCCCTGGCAGCGGATATTCTCATGTTCAACGTCGAATCCGTCGCCGAACTGGAACGCATCAGCCAGATCGCGACAGAAATGGGCACCATGGCCCGCATCAGCCTGCGCATCAACCCGGACGTGGACCCCAAAACCCACCCCTACATCTCCACCGGGCTGAAAAAAAACAAATTCGGCCTGGACATGCTGGAGGCCACAGGAGCCTACCTGCTGGCCAAAAAGCTGCCCGCAGTGTCGCCCATAGGCATGGACTGCCATATCGGCTCCCAGCTCACGCAGATCGATCCGTTTGTGGAAACCCTGGAAAAGCTGCTGGCCTTTATCGACCGCTTGAAAGCCTCGGGCATCGACATCCGCTACCTGGATTTGGGCGGCGGACTGGGCATCACCTACAACGCAGAAACGCCGCCCCAACCGGCGGACCTGGGCCGCGTCGTGGCCGAAGCGGTGCGCGAAAAAGACCTGACCGTCATTCTGGAGCCGGGCCGCGCCATTGCAGGCAATGCCGGCATTCTCGTCACCAGAGTCCTGTACACCAAAAAAACGCGGGCCAAGAACTTCGTCATCGTGGATGCCGCCATGAACGACCTGGTTCGTCCCTCATTGTACGGCGCCTACCACCACATCGCTGAAGCGGCGCCCAAGGGACGCAAAAAGCTGAAAGTGGATGTGGTCGGCCCCATCTGCGAAAGCTCCGATTTTCTGGCCCAGGACCGCCTGCTGCCCGAAGTGGCTTCCGGAGAGCTGCTGGCGGTATTCTCGGCCGGGGCCTATGGCTTCACCATGTCCTCCCAATACAACGCCCGCCCCCGCGCCGCCGAGGTGATCGTGGACGGCGACCGGATTACCCTGGCCCGCAGGCGGGAAACCTATGCGGACCTGGTGGCTCTGGAGGGCTAAGCACACCTGCGCCCGTTTCCCGCTTCTTGCCAAATTCCCCGAAGACCTGTAGATTGTTGCGCCACATTCCGCTCACCGTTGAACAGGAGACGCCATGCACCGCCCCAAAGTGATCCTTCGCCGCTGTGAATCCTACGACGTGGACCGTATCGCCGACATCATCCGAAACTCCATCGAGGAGCTGAACCTGGACATCCGGGGCAAGGTTTTCGTCAAACCCAACATCGTCACGGCCAACCGGCGCTACATTCATAACTCCTTCACCCATCCGGCCGTCGTCGAGGCCATGGTTCGCGTTTTGGGCGGCAAGCCGGTCGATGACATCTGCATCGGGGAATCCGGCGGATTCGGTATTCCGTCGCGGCTGTTTTTCCGGGAGTCCGGGTTTACGCAGATGGCCAAAAAAATAGGCGTTCGCCTGGTGGATCTCAACGAACACCCCATGGATACCGTCAGCCTGGAAAAAGGGGTCTGGCACAAAAAAATGCTGCTGTCCCGGTATATCCACAACGCCGATTTCAAGGTATGGATGCCCAAGCTCAAGTACCATATCGTGACCTCCATCACCCAGGCCCTCAAACTCAATATCGGCATTCTGTCCCACAAGGAGCGCATGCTCTTTCACGACTACCGGCTCCACGACAAAATCGTGGACATGCTGGAACCGGGGTTTCCGGGGCTGGTGGTTTCCGATGCCATCGACATCACCTATGGGTTCGAATCCGCCCCCTATCCGGTGCGGCTGGGTCTGCTGCTGATCGCCGACCATCCCCTGGCCGCCGATGCGGTGGCCGCCACGATCATGGGCTACGACCCCCATGGAATCAGGCACCTGCAAATCGCCGCGGATCGCGGATACGGGACCCTGGATCTGGAAGATTACGACATCGGCGGAGATGTCACCATCGATGAGCTGCGCCGGGTGCCCAAAGGCCGGACGCGCCTGTTTCAATTTCTGGACGAGTTGGACACGCCCATGCAGTTTTACGCCGGCACGGCACCGGGAACCGACGCCATCTGCGACGGAGGGTGCGAATGTGCGATCAAGGGTTGTTTGGGCACCATCGAAAAGCGCACCCCCGGCGCCTTGAAAGCGGCCCGCAAGGGGGCGCTGGTAACGGGGATCTACAAGGGCGACGTGATCATGCCCGACGGCCCCGTGCTGCTGATCGGCGACTGCACGCGGGTGGAGGGCCAGTTGGAAGCCGCCAAGGTCCACAGCATCAAAGGATGCCCCATGGGCGCCCGCGATCTGTTCCTCAAGATTCCCCGAATTTTCAATATGCCCAACCCCATGCTGGACCGACGGGATGCGGGCCTGTTTCTCTACCACTCCGCAGCCAAGGGCCTGTGCATCCTGAAAAACCGGCTGTTGCCGGACCGGCGCGCATGGTGATCGGCGGGTAGCGGCCAGCGATCAAATTGACAGTCCCGAT
This window of the uncultured Desulfosarcina sp. genome carries:
- the lysA gene encoding diaminopimelate decarboxylase — encoded protein: MDYFKYHENELWAEEVRVSDLVAQFGTPLYVYSARTLRRHVNVFDEALAGLEHLTCFSVKANGNIHILKLLGELGAGVDIVSGGELFRALKAGIDPAKIVYSGVGKQDHEIREALAADILMFNVESVAELERISQIATEMGTMARISLRINPDVDPKTHPYISTGLKKNKFGLDMLEATGAYLLAKKLPAVSPIGMDCHIGSQLTQIDPFVETLEKLLAFIDRLKASGIDIRYLDLGGGLGITYNAETPPQPADLGRVVAEAVREKDLTVILEPGRAIAGNAGILVTRVLYTKKTRAKNFVIVDAAMNDLVRPSLYGAYHHIAEAAPKGRKKLKVDVVGPICESSDFLAQDRLLPEVASGELLAVFSAGAYGFTMSSQYNARPRAAEVIVDGDRITLARRRETYADLVALEG
- a CDS encoding DUF362 domain-containing protein, whose protein sequence is MHRPKVILRRCESYDVDRIADIIRNSIEELNLDIRGKVFVKPNIVTANRRYIHNSFTHPAVVEAMVRVLGGKPVDDICIGESGGFGIPSRLFFRESGFTQMAKKIGVRLVDLNEHPMDTVSLEKGVWHKKMLLSRYIHNADFKVWMPKLKYHIVTSITQALKLNIGILSHKERMLFHDYRLHDKIVDMLEPGFPGLVVSDAIDITYGFESAPYPVRLGLLLIADHPLAADAVAATIMGYDPHGIRHLQIAADRGYGTLDLEDYDIGGDVTIDELRRVPKGRTRLFQFLDELDTPMQFYAGTAPGTDAICDGGCECAIKGCLGTIEKRTPGALKAARKGALVTGIYKGDVIMPDGPVLLIGDCTRVEGQLEAAKVHSIKGCPMGARDLFLKIPRIFNMPNPMLDRRDAGLFLYHSAAKGLCILKNRLLPDRRAW